One Triticum dicoccoides isolate Atlit2015 ecotype Zavitan chromosome 4B, WEW_v2.0, whole genome shotgun sequence genomic window carries:
- the LOC119291493 gene encoding neurogenic locus Notch protein-like, with translation MRRLAGGAALVLLLLLAITARPAAADFFSPLSPLLAPVMGSLCKTVACGKGNCTVTTGLPGYRCDCEPGWKQMHVGDSLRFLPCVIPNCTIDHTCSNDTSAPTPAPSPKNVSVSANPCDLAYCGSGGTCKNATGLSYHCECKEGFSNVLNMTTMPCFQDCSYGADCAAIGIVPSTNSSSTAPPAGSASVSNNCNAPVPGSVLRQILLPLLILASLAMGQAT, from the exons ATGAGACGACTCGCCGGCGGCGCCGCgctggtcctcctcctcctcctggccatcACCGccagacctgccgccgccgacttcTTCTCCCCTCTCAGCCCCCTCCTCGCCCCCGTCATGG GATCGCTGTGCAAGACGGTGGCGTGCGGGAAGGGGAACTGCACGGTGACGACGGGGCTGCCGGGGTACAGGTGCGACTGCGAGCCCGGGTGGAAGCAGATGCACGTCGGCGACAGCCTCAGGTTCCTGCCCTGCGTCATCCCCAACT GTACCATTGATCACACATGTTCTAACGACACTTCAGCCCCAACACCGGCGCCTTCACCCAAAAATGTCTCCGTCTCAGCAAACC CTTGTGACTTAGCTTACTGTGGTTCCGGGGGCACATGCAAGAACGCCACCGGGCTCAGCTACCACTGCGAGTGCAAGGAGGGCTTCAGCAATGTTCTGAACATGACCACAATGCCTTGTTTTCAAGACT GTTCTTACGGAGCGGATTGCGCAGCCATCGGGATCGTACCATCCACAAACTCCAGTTCTACAGCACCACCAGCTGGCTCTGCAAGTGTTTCAAACAATTGCAATGCACCTGTTCCAG GATCTGTTTTGCGGCAAATTCTGCTTCCTCTGCTGATATTGGCCTCACTGGCCATGGGTCAGGCGACATGA
- the LOC119291494 gene encoding EPIDERMAL PATTERNING FACTOR-like protein 5: MGWASRRGLALALLLHLLFLAAALGGCAATSRKSGSSGGKAALEQYSWGDPAEAARRRELVGPGSSPPTCRSRCGRCHPCRPVHVAIQPGVSFPLEYYPEAWRCKCGDRLFMP; the protein is encoded by the exons ATGGGCTGGGCGAGCCGGCGCGGCCTCGCCCTggcgctcctcctccacctcctcttcctcgCCGCTGCCCTCG GTGGGTGCGCAGCGACGAGCCGGAAGAGCGGCAGCAGCGGCGGTAAAGCAGCGCTTGAGCAGTACTCGTGGGGGGACCCTGCGGAGGCGGCGCGGCGGAGGGAGCTGGTGGGCCCGGgctcgtcgccgccgacgtgccGGAGCCGGTGCGGGCGGTGCCACCCGTGCCGGCCGGTGCACGTGGCCATCCAGCCCGGCGTCAGCTTCCCGCTCGAGTACTACCCGGAGGCCTGGCGCTGCAAGTGCGGCGACAGGCTCTTCATGCCATGA